Proteins from a genomic interval of Pseudophryne corroboree isolate aPseCor3 chromosome 4, aPseCor3.hap2, whole genome shotgun sequence:
- the BCL2L11 gene encoding bcl-2-like protein 11 isoform X4 produces the protein MAKQPTVLNSECSGGDQIQPTHRHTPHKFFRRGAPTSLASPFEGHRSDEGASSSTSTPWAPNLSPYSPSSFANRSPHCMLVRRSSLVSKTSSGYFSFEVSPAPVYCDKATQTPSPPCQAFNHYLSEMAAARNPNDLVDMRPEIWIARELRRIGDEYNDLYNPRRTSGGAAMNLF, from the exons ATGGCCAAACAACCAACAGTGTTAAACTCGGAGTGCAGCGGAGGAGACCAGATACAGCCGACACATAGACACACTCCGCACAAGTTTTTCAGAAGAGGGGCCCCCACTTCCCTTGCTAGCCCATTTGAAGGACACCGTTCTGATGAGGGAGCGAGCTCCTCAACCAGTACTCCCTGGGCTCCTAATCTATCGCCTTATAGCCCCAGTTCCTTTGCCAACAGATCTCCGCATTGTATGTTGGTAAGAAGGTCATCTCTTGTCTCCAAAACTTCAAGTGGGTATTTCTCATTTGAAGTGAGTCCGGCACCTGTGTATTGTGATAAAGCCACTCAGACACCGAGCCCACCGTGTCAAGCCTTCAACCACTATTTATCTGAGATGG CAGCTGCCAGAAATCCTAATGACCTCGTAGACATGCGGCCAGAAATCTGGATTGCACGTGAACTGCGACGCATTGGAGATGAATATAATGATCTGTACAATCCGAGAAGG ACCTCAGGAGGGGCGGCAATGAACCTTTTTTAA